The sequence AACTTTCATCTGTCATCTGCAGTGCTTGGAAACCATATGAGCCTCCCAGCCACTTTCAAGCTCTAAATGTTTCTGACTCTGCAGACTCCTGAACGCTCATCTATCTTAATAACTTCGTTTGACACATGAACTAAGACAGACACTGTTTTCTCgttagtttttctttcatagTGCTCTGTTTTTTTGCATGTAgcaatattagattttttttatgacagttatttcattttttaccaatgtattatttaaaatactACCTTAATTGTGCATTAATAATACAGACCACTGTTATACTTTACAGTATTTTTGAagtataaattatttttaggaCATTATCAATCAGTACATCGAGCTAGAGTGGGTGTATACATTTCTGAGACGTTTTATTAAACTTATATCTAATTATTTTTTCTACTTGAGTAATGTGGTTTCTGAGCTTGCcaataacattttgaattttgagAGGACATTGTAATTAGAATTTGTCACAAATGTCATGTGATATactcatataaacacacatgtaaCCTGCTGTCAAAgccataattttaaaaagtcttcaGGAGCCAAAATAGATTGTAATTATTTGTTCCATTGTTCACCTTGTAAACTTAAATGTGTGTATCAGCTTTTTATGTGGGCATGCTTTAATGATAGTGGGTGCATGTGCACATAGCTGCCTACCTGGTGGCTGGGTTGCATGGTTCCCAGTGTACTGCATGGGGATGCAGAGATCGTTGTCTATGGGGAACTTATCGCAGGTCAGCATCTCTGGCCAGGGAAAGCCGTAGGTCTCCATCACGGGAGCACAGCTGTTCCTCACAGCCTCGCACAGTGAGCGGCAGGGATAGATGGGCCTGTCCAGGCACACTGGTGCAAACAGTGAACACAGGAAGACCTGGGTATCAGCGTGGCACCGTTTGGCCAGGAGGGGCACCCAGCTCGCCGCCTGCTGCTTGACTTCTGGCATGGTCTCATGATCCAGGAGGTTGGGCAGCCTCATCTTCTTGTAGCCCACATTGTAGCACAGGCGCATGTCAGATGGTATGTCCACACATTGGGGCTGCTTGGTGTAGAAACGGCCATTGTGGAAGTTGTCCGACTGCCAGCTGTAGTAGTCGTATTCATCTGCAGCCgagacagtgaggaggaggagaaggagagagaaaaatgacagGCCCAGTGCCAAGCTGAAGGAACCCTGGGTTAATGCCCACCTGGGGCTCTTTTGTCCGTGTGCCATTCCTCTCTCAGCTCAGACCAACAATTCAAGAAGGTTGTATCCAAAGTCTCCAAAGTAACTCAGTGAAGACAAAatgcagagagaagagaggaacaAGTGGGGCAGGCGCACAAGCTGTAatcccttttttttctcctgagtATGGACGCGGCGAATTGAAAACAAAAGTTTAATTCCTTTCTTTCCTGGACAGTCAGCCCTCTAAGCTTCCCTGAAACACCTCcctgtgagcgtgtgtgtgtgtatgtgtgtttgtgtctgtgtgcgtgtgtgtgcctcAGGTTGTGGAGAGGGGTCAAGGAAAGCTGAGCACACCAATAGGACTACTTATTTTCTAACTTTCCCTCTTTACAATTTCTCACTCTCCTCtacttctctctgtctccagccTTCCCCTGCTCTCTGTCTATCAGTCTGTAGCTGTAATGAGCAGTACCTAGGTTATAAGAGGCAGTGGtagctgctctctgctgctgcctgcCCCCTAGTAGGCACCCAGACCACTCACCTTCCTACTGGCCTCCCCTGGACTCACTCACAATAGCCTGAGCCAATCACAACCCTGGGGGAGGATCCCACTGCCATTTGGGACACTCCCTCTGCCTCTTATCCCTGACAAAATCCCTCCTCTAGACCAAGTCAAcgagtaagagagagagagagagagacagcgagAATATTTTCAGCTGGACTTTTATATCTGTAAAATGCACAATATTCTTTAGTTAGAATCATTTCATAGAAattcaggagaagatagtttATAGGAGAAGTATGGGAGAAGCAAAGCTGCAGAGTGTGGGTCACACAGCTACAGGTGGCTAGGTGATTTATCTACACTGTGAGCTGTGTTaatgtgttcagtgtgttgACTGTGAATAGAGGCACACTCCCcgtctgtctttttctgtcagtgCCCCTGACACAGTGAGGGCCTCACCTTGGCAGCAAATCCACTAGAAGGCTTGCGGTCAGATCCAAAGAGCTGTAGCATTGTGAGCAGGATGTGGGGTCGGTGGTTCACACGGAAGGTGTTCTTGTACCTTTTATTTGATCTATGTCATGCACTCATGCTTTTCCTCATGTGAATGGGCTGTAAATGCAGGTTCATACAAATGACTAAAGTGTTTGCTGGTGCAAGTTGACATTTTATCATAATACAGCAGGACTGCTGATGAAGTAAAAAGGACATGTGATTtgggattattattattatctgtatGTGGCAGTGCAAACAGGGAGGCctgaaacgtgtgtgtgtgagtgtgtgtgtgtgtgtgtgtgtgtgtgtgtgtattttgcaaaCAGTTGGAGGTGTACTTGGATGAGAATCAGGCACAGTATTGTTCTTTGCCTGAAGCATCGAAGATAAAATTCCAGAAACAGCAGTCAGTCCATAAAATATAATTCAATCAGATGAAATCAAATAGATAAAAATGTGGTTTAATATCAGGCCTCCAGgcaaatcaataaaacattcaaGTTCGCATTATCCACCCGCCCATGTAGTTTTATAGCATCTCAACCACACTTTCACTTATTTCCAAAGCCAAAGCATTGTGAGTAAGATTACTCCACCATCTAATCACTTTTACTTGAAAATGTAGCTGGAGTTTCAGCTTTATCTTCCTGGGCTACACTTAAAATCCCTCTTGACTTATTGGTGTGTGCAGACATTGCggagtgactttttttttttttttcagggaatCAAAAAGCTCCTAGCAGAGCAAACAAGGTCAGTCTTTTCTTGGAGCTTTCATAACCTTCAATGTGGAAAGATGAGATGTCAGTGAGCTGAAGTCACCTAAGAAATGTCATAATTACTAAAAGCATGGTTGAGCAGATATAAATAGCTGCTTTGGTTTTGATATGTTTAGAGCGAAGGCTAATTGACTGTTTCCTCACcttttctcctccacctgttgCGTTATTCTGCTCAGGTAACCTTTGTACCGCAGATAATCAGTATTACTCACAGCTAATAATCTGTGGAGTCTTTCGCAAAACGGTTGTGAGATTATCTTCACCT is a genomic window of Mastacembelus armatus chromosome 15, fMasArm1.2, whole genome shotgun sequence containing:
- the sfrp5 gene encoding secreted frizzled-related protein 5, producing MAHGQKSPRWALTQGSFSLALGLSFFSLLLLLLTVSAADEYDYYSWQSDNFHNGRFYTKQPQCVDIPSDMRLCYNVGYKKMRLPNLLDHETMPEVKQQAASWVPLLAKRCHADTQVFLCSLFAPVCLDRPIYPCRSLCEAVRNSCAPVMETYGFPWPEMLTCDKFPIDNDLCIPMQYTGNHATQPPVSKVCPPCDNELKTDNILEHYCASDFALKMKIKEVKKEKGDRKLIAAQKKKKILKQGVLRKKDLKKLTLYIKNGANCPCSQLDSLSSNFLIMGRKVDQQLLLMSIHKWDKKSKELKFAIKYMKSHQCPTYHTVFQ